In a single window of the Coffea eugenioides isolate CCC68of chromosome 3, Ceug_1.0, whole genome shotgun sequence genome:
- the LOC113766235 gene encoding BURP domain-containing protein BNM2A-like: MDSRFASLILFLHLLFLLSSGVAGVQDNQFWIYDKKGDALDSQFWIYDKKNDHLDKQASAYVTKDVVDKQLAPFDKKDDSTIGNQLRAIDKKIDAVDNQAWIYDGKSGGVDKQLWIYDGTNDAVDNQAWIYDRRYDGVAKQEVWIYDGKNDAVGNQEIYDKHNGDNQEIHNGINDAMDYDRKNNAVGNQAWIYDKHNGGNQDITGTGHTSSHLHHTDPTGHTSSHLDHMDPTLLGFFRLEDLKVGKTMFTKFPETDPLSSLVLLPKAKADKIPFSSMEFPKLLQFFPFSQESPQAKAMEDTLRKCEAKPIKGEKKFCSTSFESMLNFARGTLGLQKNVSILSTVHLTRSVAGLQKYTIIKAPVRISAPKMVACHTMPYPYTVFYCHSQESESRVYKVSLNGENGDRVEAIAVCHMDTSHWSPDHISFRVLGIERGTSPVCHFFAANHLVLVPSTSV, from the exons ATGGATTCCAGATTTGCTTCTTTGATTCTCTTCCTTCATCTGTTGTTTCTGCTG TCTAGCGGAGTTGCCGGGGTACAGGACAATCAATTCTGGATATATGACAAGAAAGGCGATGCACTGGACAGTCAATTTTGGATATATGACAAGAAAAATGATCATTTGGATAAACAGGCATCCGCGTATGTTACGAAAGATGTTGTGGATAAACAACTTGCTCCATTTGACAAGAAAGATGACAGCACAATTGGCAATCAATTGAGGGCTATAGATAAGAAAATTGATGCAGTGGATAATCAGGCGTGGATCTATGACGGAAAAAGTGGTGGAGTCGACAAGCAGCTGTGGATCTACGATGGGACAAATGATGCAGTAGATAATCAGGCATGGATCTATGATAGGAGATATGATGGAGTGGCCAAACAGGAGGTGTGGATCTATGACGGGAAAAATGATGCAGTTGGTAATCAGGAGATATATGATAAACATAATGGTGATAATCAGGAGATACACAATGGAATCAATGATGCAATGGACTATGACAGAAAAAATAATGCAGTTGGTAATCAAGCATGGATATATGATAAGCATAATGGTGGCAATCAGGACATAACAGGGACAGGACATACATCATCCCACCTACATCATACGGATCCAACAGGACACACATCATCCCACTTAGATCATATGGATCCAACACTCTTAGGTTTCTTCAGATTGGAGGATTTAAAGGTAGGAAAAACAATGTTCACCAAATTCCCCGAAACAGATCCCTTGTCATCTCTTGTATTGCTGCCCAAAGCAAAAGCAGACAAAATTCCTTTTTCCTCAATGGAATTCCCaaaacttcttcaattctttcccTTCTCTCAAGAATCTCCCCAGGCCAAAGCCATGGAAGATACGCTAAGAAAATGTGAAGCTAAGCCCATCAAAGGAGAGAAGAAATTTTGTTCTACATCCTTTGAGTCCATGCTTAATTTTGCCAGAGGGACACTTGGGTTGCAAAAAAATGTCAGTATTCTGTCAACAGTTCACCTCACGAGATCAGTTGCCGGACTACAGAAGTACACAATAATTAAAGCTCCTGTACGAATTTCAGCACCAAAGATGGTGGCATGTCATACCATGCCTTACCCTTATACAGTTTTCTATTGTCACTCTCAAGAAAGTGAGAGTCGAGTGTATAAAGTTTCCCTGAATGGTGAAAATGGTGACAGGGTTGAAGCTATTGCTGTTTGTCACATGGATACCTCTCATTGGAGCCCTGATCACATCTCCTTCCGTGTGCTTGGAATTGAACGAGGAACTTCCCCTGTTTGTCATTTCTTTGCTGCAAATCACCTTGTGTTGGTTCCATCTACTTCAGTTTAG
- the LOC113766234 gene encoding disease resistance protein At4g27190-like encodes MGGIGKTTLAKEIGRMAETSGLFNKVIFAVVSRNLDVKKIQGRIGDMLGLYFQEESEMGRAGRLFERLTTQERVLLVLDDVWNFVTFKEIGIPVNFEGKGCEIMITTRQRNLCSTMGLRKTKEIPLRLLSDEESWNLFKSNAGSLADTFSPQQDDVTMKVARECCGLPLALVTVGRALRNKDLELWRAALQQLKKSKPLNINYNEKDIFSCLKLSYDQLQSEEAKDCFLSCCLFPEDHDIKIEDIARYALGKGMFTDVETMEEARRETRWIIRNLTDCCLLLDSSTEDSVRMHDMVRDFAISMASTGEHGFVIKAGLGLKEWPNQETLERNAVIISLMTNHIQSLPDCLICPKLEILLLAENEVFEVIPEGFFLGMPTLRVLDLSEKIGARSLNRYFEPDKWTSMPSSSFKLPSSFEALVNLRTLHLNHCKLDDVAVLGKLKRLEVLSFYGCDIEELPKEIGELVNLRLLDLNFCQKLKTVPATLLLRLCQLEELYMWESFHQWAIQGMVEDTSKACLSEITSLSHLTTLCIQVSNPESVPRKLHIPNVQKFEIVIGKGYDSVTCYPNSRSLSLREIKTSIPEGVKDILQNTEDLRLFCLYDEMIRNILDVDRGP; translated from the coding sequence ATGGGGGGCATAGGTAAGACGACTCTGGCAAAGGAAATTGGTAGGATGGCTGAAACTAGTGGCCTTTTCAATAAGGTGATTTTTGCTGTTGTTTCGCGAAATTTAGATGTGAAAAAAATTCAAGGTCGAATTGGGGATATGTTAGGTCTATATTTCCAGGAGGAGAGTGAAATGGGAAGAGCTGGTCGGCTCTTTGAAAGGCTAACTACCCAGGAAAGAGTCCTGCTTGTATTGGATGATGTTTGGAATTTTGTTACTTTCAAAGAAATTGGAATTCCTGTCAATTTTGAGGGCAAGGGTTGTGAGATTATGATTACTACTCGTCAAAGAAATCTTTGCAGCACTATGGGGCtcagaaaaacaaaggaaattcCATTGAGACTCTTGTCAGATGAAGAATCCTGGAACCTGTTTAAAAGTAATGCAGGGTCATTGGCTGATACATTTTCTCCCCAACAAGATGATGTCACCATGAAGGTTGCTAGAGAATGTTGTGGGCTCCCATTGGCACTTGTAACGGTTGGGAGAGCACTAAGAAACAAAGATCTGGAGCTTTGGAGAGCTGCACTTCAGCAACTGAAGAAGTCCAAACCCTTGAACATCAACTACAATGAAAAAGACATTTTCTCATGCCTAAAGTTGAGCTATGATCAGCTGCAAAGTGAGGAAGCTAAAGATTGTTTTCTATCGTGTTGCTTGTTTCCTGAAGATCATGATATAAAAATTGAAGACATAGCTAGATATGCACTCGGAAAAGGAATGTTTACAGATGTAGAGACAATGGAGGAAGCAAGAAGAGAAACACGATGGATAATCAGAAACCTTACTGACTGTTGCTTGCTTCTGGACAGCAGTACGGAAGATTCTGTAAGAATGCATGATATGGTTCGTGACTTTGCCATATCAATGGCATCTACAGGGGAACATGGTTTCGTCATAAAAGCAGGTCTTGGCTTGAAGGAGTGGCCAAATCAGGAGACTCTTGAACGCAATGCAGTAATCATTTCTCTGATGACTAATCATATTCAGTCACTTCCTGATTGCCTAATTTGTCCCAAGCTCGAAATTTTGTTGTTGGCAGAGAATGAGGTTTTTGAGGTAATACCAGAGGGATTCTTTCTAGGGATGCCAACGCTCAGGGTGCTGGATTTAAGTGAAAAAATTGGTGCTCGCTCTCTAAATCGCTATTTTGAACCTGACAAATGGACCTCAATGCCGTCCAGTTCCTTCAAACTTCCCTCCTCGTTTGAAGCCTTGGTGAACCTTCGGACTTTGCATTTAAATCACTGCAAGTTGGATGATGTAGCAGTCCTTGGAAAATTAAAAAGACTTGAGGTTCTAAGCTTCTATGGATGTGATATTGAAGAATTACCaaaggagattggagaattagTCAACCTGAGGTTGTTAGACCTCAACTTCTGCCAAAAGCTCAAGACTGTTCCGGCAACCCTGTTATTGCGTTTGTGTCAATTAGAAGAACTCTACATGTGGGAGAGTTTTCATCAGTGGGCGATTCAAGGGATGGTTGAAGACACAAGTAAAGCATGTCTTTCAGAAATAACATCCTTGTCCCACTTGACTACTTTATGTATTCAAGTATCCAATCCTGAATCGGTTCCCAGAAAATTGCATATACCTAACGTACAAAAATTTGAGATAGTTATTGGTAAAGGGTATGATTCAGTGACATGTTACCCAAACTCAAGAAGCCTGTCACTCCGAGAAATTAAGACTTCAATACCTGAAGGAGTGAAGGACATACTTCAGAACACAGAAGATTTGAGACTTTTCTGCTTGTATGATGAAATGATAAGGAATATTTTAGATGTTGATCGGGGACCTTAA